The proteins below come from a single Desulfovibrio sp. genomic window:
- a CDS encoding energy-coupling factor transporter transmembrane component T has product MRALFDNNTADAAGWLPKVDARAKLALSVVAAIGSLVVSNIQGQLLLCGFSMCYALSLRKPKALLWAYAFFTLMCGMAMGCMWIMGQFMPSLNKAGFTGLVVPFLRMLTMLHVVLPMALSTRVQDLLNALRGMRLPFCIYLPAAVVVRFIPTFLADVQQVTESLRLRGYRLSPWGITCHPVQSMRLLFTPLLFRSLRTSEDLGIAAELKGLGYGKTMTPYKTCHWALRDTLLLIAACTALGAALALQMHLGGTSLGGMR; this is encoded by the coding sequence ATGCGGGCATTGTTCGACAATAACACGGCAGACGCCGCAGGCTGGCTGCCCAAGGTGGACGCACGCGCAAAGCTGGCCCTGAGCGTGGTGGCGGCAATCGGATCTCTGGTTGTTTCAAACATTCAGGGCCAGTTGCTGCTCTGCGGATTTTCTATGTGCTACGCGCTTTCTCTGCGCAAGCCAAAGGCGCTGCTCTGGGCATATGCTTTTTTCACCCTCATGTGCGGCATGGCAATGGGCTGCATGTGGATCATGGGACAGTTCATGCCGTCGCTCAACAAAGCCGGATTTACAGGGCTTGTTGTTCCCTTTTTGCGCATGCTCACCATGCTGCACGTGGTTCTGCCCATGGCGCTTTCCACACGAGTGCAGGATCTGCTCAACGCCCTGCGCGGCATGCGGCTGCCATTCTGTATCTATCTGCCCGCGGCGGTTGTGGTGCGCTTTATCCCCACCTTTCTGGCCGATGTGCAGCAGGTCACGGAATCGCTGCGGCTTCGGGGCTACAGACTTTCACCATGGGGTATCACCTGCCATCCGGTGCAGAGCATGCGACTGCTGTTCACTCCCCTGCTGTTCCGCTCGCTGCGCACATCAGAAGACCTTGGCATCGCGGCAGAACTCAAGGGCCTGGGCTACGGCAAAACCATGACCCCCTATAAAACCTGCCATTGGGCCCTGCGCGACACCCTGCTGCTGATTGCGGCCTGTACGGCGCTGGGGGCGGCTCTGGCGCTGCAAATGCATCTGGGCGGAACCAGCCTTGGAGGAATGCGCTGA
- a CDS encoding TonB family protein, with translation MKKLSVLPGLCSGSTMASLTLHGGLIALALLLGGQASLPQEKVYRVSLAQMAASVRPSAALGLPDGGAAAPARAITPQEVIKPQEAQQPQPVNTMAQAAEKMVSPVKKKTSTSKPPQQAIQRDVQRAASVKPVQTAAAVQTQQQNAAETAPSAGAEAQARGVAGGKGAAGHGKNGAESGGAASPSVLHKLLGAIEQYKNYPKHARRTGAEGTAILLVQVGNDGKVTGSSLHRGSGHGVLDSATEQLGTRLAGLDTGVRGSSFSVRVPVEYSLH, from the coding sequence ATGAAAAAACTGTCAGTCTTGCCCGGTCTGTGTTCAGGATCAACCATGGCTTCGCTGACGTTGCACGGTGGCCTTATCGCCCTTGCCCTGCTGTTGGGTGGGCAGGCCTCCCTGCCGCAGGAAAAGGTCTATCGGGTGTCGCTTGCGCAGATGGCTGCCAGCGTTCGCCCCTCTGCTGCCCTGGGCCTGCCGGATGGGGGCGCGGCAGCTCCGGCTAGGGCGATCACGCCGCAAGAGGTGATAAAGCCGCAGGAAGCGCAGCAGCCGCAACCCGTGAACACCATGGCGCAGGCGGCTGAAAAAATGGTTTCGCCAGTCAAAAAAAAGACCAGCACGAGCAAGCCCCCGCAACAGGCCATACAACGGGATGTACAGCGGGCCGCATCGGTCAAACCTGTGCAAACCGCCGCTGCAGTGCAGACGCAGCAGCAAAACGCCGCAGAGACAGCCCCCAGCGCAGGTGCTGAGGCACAGGCCAGGGGCGTTGCAGGCGGCAAGGGAGCTGCGGGGCATGGAAAAAACGGCGCGGAATCAGGCGGCGCAGCCAGCCCAAGCGTGCTGCACAAGCTGCTGGGGGCCATAGAACAGTATAAGAACTACCCCAAGCACGCACGGCGCACCGGAGCCGAGGGCACAGCCATACTGCTGGTGCAGGTGGGCAACGATGGCAAGGTCACTGGATCATCGCTGCACAGGGGCAGCGGCCACGGCGTGCTGGATTCGGCCACGGAGCAGCTGGGTACAAGGCTTGCCGGTCTGGATACCGGAGTTCGCGGCAGCAGTTTTAGCGTGCGGGTGCCTGTGGAATACTCGCTCCATTAG
- a CDS encoding MptD family putative ECF transporter S component: MSELVHRYWSAHELVVIGVFAAAAKVSTLLVALAGGGMNPVSLLLKNLIYTTLLVVMLYRVRKAGTLLLFSLVSMLVSALLLGASITLLPAILLGALMAEAFVALGGGYSRAWGPVLAVGVFDIASRVCSLGISWLFMRENPSLLMAAVPVVILGYLGAAAGLFTGYNAVKELRHAGIVRQ, translated from the coding sequence ATGAGTGAACTGGTTCATCGATACTGGAGCGCCCACGAGCTCGTTGTCATTGGGGTTTTTGCCGCTGCGGCCAAGGTTTCCACGCTGCTGGTGGCCCTGGCCGGGGGCGGCATGAACCCGGTTTCGCTACTGCTGAAAAACCTGATCTACACGACCCTGCTGGTGGTAATGCTCTACAGGGTACGCAAGGCGGGCACCTTGCTGCTGTTCTCGCTGGTCAGCATGCTCGTAAGCGCCCTGTTGCTGGGGGCCAGCATCACCCTGCTGCCCGCCATATTGCTGGGCGCTCTCATGGCCGAGGCCTTTGTCGCCCTTGGCGGCGGTTACAGCAGGGCATGGGGCCCGGTGTTGGCCGTGGGCGTGTTCGACATTGCGAGCCGGGTCTGTTCACTGGGGATTTCCTGGTTGTTTATGCGCGAAAACCCTTCCCTGCTCATGGCGGCGGTGCCGGTGGTCATACTGGGGTATCTGGGGGCGGCGGCGGGTCTGTTCACCGGGTACAACGCTGTAAAGGAGCTGCGCCATGCGGGCATTGTTCGACAATAA
- a CDS encoding flavodoxin family protein, with the protein MKTLVVYSSRTGNTEKVARAVAEGLHDCAIYPIKDAPNPSGYDFVAVGYWVDKGMPDADAKRYIESMENCTVALFGTLGAWPDSEHAADCKKKGEALLSEPQRGNRILGSFLCQGRVDPAVVAMMQKMADNAHPMTDERRARLEEAAKHPDQEDCRQAREYITALAATV; encoded by the coding sequence ATGAAAACTCTGGTGGTCTACTCCTCCCGCACTGGTAATACGGAAAAAGTGGCCCGTGCCGTGGCTGAGGGCCTGCACGACTGCGCCATCTACCCTATAAAGGATGCCCCAAACCCCAGCGGCTATGACTTTGTGGCAGTGGGCTACTGGGTGGACAAAGGCATGCCCGATGCCGACGCCAAACGGTATATTGAGAGCATGGAAAACTGCACCGTGGCCCTGTTCGGCACCCTTGGGGCATGGCCTGACTCTGAACACGCCGCAGATTGCAAAAAAAAGGGAGAAGCCCTGCTCAGCGAGCCGCAACGTGGCAACAGGATTCTGGGATCATTCCTGTGTCAGGGCCGCGTTGACCCGGCGGTTGTGGCCATGATGCAGAAAATGGCCGACAACGCCCACCCCATGACGGACGAACGCCGCGCCCGCCTTGAAGAAGCCGCCAAGCATCCCGATCAGGAAGACTGCCGACAGGCGCGGGAATACATCACGGCCCTTGCAGCCACGGTATAA
- a CDS encoding ABC transporter ATP-binding protein, whose translation MLRCENVTYTYPHQQSPAVRDLSLNVKPGELVLCTGASGCGKSTLIRLLNGLCPHYFSGALQGRVLVNGAPTTEQTPPQLARQAGTLFQDPEQQFFALNVEDELSFALEWQGLGIETMRHAVAGAVRQFGLEEICRSSIHQLSEGQKQKVGLASLWTQRPQALVLDEPTANLDPESTAELALKLAQLKERGMAILVVDHRLYWLTDVVDRVVVMREGRIEAEGDFTMLHDAELRRRFGLREARVPDARRTLPGCTSAHGLIQARDLTHAHKGRKPLYEGVNFDLPGGVTAIIGHNGAGKTTLARILAGLDQQQNGEIFIRDQPCDAKQRMRHSGLVLQNADHQLHMRTVEQEVQTCLELAGQKNHDHARMLLEEFGLLHLAGRHPQSLSGGEKQRLVVACALAKRPSLLILDEPTSGLDGANMHRLAAAIERQAHQERSVLLITHDLELLAGMGRQALRLPLVSPRHIETPLTETPARRQHGNAPDIIAQHKNPTAQAV comes from the coding sequence ATGCTGCGTTGTGAAAACGTCACCTACACTTACCCGCACCAGCAAAGCCCTGCCGTGCGCGACCTCAGCCTGAACGTAAAGCCGGGCGAACTCGTACTCTGCACCGGCGCAAGCGGATGCGGCAAATCCACGCTCATCCGGCTGCTCAACGGCCTGTGCCCCCATTACTTCAGCGGTGCGCTGCAAGGCCGGGTGCTGGTCAACGGCGCGCCCACCACGGAGCAGACCCCGCCCCAGCTTGCCCGTCAGGCCGGAACCCTGTTTCAGGATCCCGAACAGCAATTTTTTGCTCTTAATGTTGAAGATGAACTTTCATTTGCTCTGGAATGGCAAGGCCTTGGCATTGAAACCATGCGCCATGCCGTTGCCGGGGCCGTCAGGCAGTTTGGCCTGGAGGAAATTTGCCGGTCGTCCATACATCAGCTTTCTGAAGGCCAAAAGCAAAAGGTCGGTCTTGCCTCCCTGTGGACCCAACGCCCGCAGGCCCTTGTGCTGGACGAACCCACGGCCAACCTCGATCCGGAATCCACGGCCGAACTGGCCCTCAAGCTGGCCCAGCTCAAGGAGCGCGGCATGGCGATTCTGGTGGTTGACCACAGGCTCTACTGGCTGACCGACGTGGTGGACAGGGTTGTTGTGATGCGCGAGGGACGCATTGAGGCGGAGGGCGACTTTACCATGCTGCACGATGCGGAACTGCGGCGGCGCTTTGGCCTGCGCGAGGCTCGCGTTCCCGATGCGCGCCGCACCCTGCCCGGCTGCACCAGCGCCCACGGGCTGATACAGGCCCGCGACCTCACCCATGCGCACAAGGGCCGCAAGCCCCTCTACGAAGGCGTAAATTTTGACCTGCCCGGCGGCGTCACTGCCATCATCGGGCACAATGGAGCGGGCAAAACCACTTTGGCCCGGATTCTTGCTGGCCTCGACCAGCAGCAGAACGGTGAAATCTTCATTCGCGACCAACCGTGCGATGCAAAACAGCGCATGCGCCATAGCGGCCTGGTGTTGCAGAATGCCGACCACCAACTGCACATGCGCACCGTGGAGCAGGAGGTGCAGACCTGCCTGGAACTGGCCGGGCAAAAGAACCACGACCATGCGCGCATGCTGCTTGAAGAATTCGGCCTGCTGCATCTCGCCGGGCGGCATCCGCAGTCGCTTTCCGGCGGGGAAAAGCAGCGTCTGGTCGTTGCCTGCGCTCTGGCAAAACGCCCTTCCCTGCTCATTCTGGACGAACCGACCAGCGGCCTTGACGGGGCCAACATGCACAGGCTTGCAGCCGCCATTGAGCGGCAGGCCCATCAGGAACGCAGCGTGCTGCTCATCACGCATGATCTGGAGCTGCTGGCTGGCATGGGGCGGCAGGCGTTGCGCTTGCCGCTGGTCAGCCCCCGGCACATTGAAACCCCGCTGACGGAAACTCCTGCCCGCAGGCAGCACGGCAATGCCCCAGACATCATCGCTCAACACAAAAACCCCACCGCTCAGGCGGTGTAA
- a CDS encoding MATE family efflux transporter, with protein MSQSPPVTTWEVLKLTVPQMGLMLCHLAVSMTDLWVCGQIDGRILAVLGGISQVFAFLMLVTSMVASGCMATVSRAVGAGLFLRARRYAGLVLCISLLAGSSVAALALLVLRLVPLHGLSSPELAPAVSLFAQAYALQLPFYYSMIILNSTFRAHKMVWLPFATLCLVALINYVGSVGYGLGRWGLPQLGYAGVAWSTVASSVLGFVCNIALAARRGIISRSSFASWRWNRAALPRLWRIGIPAALGSLAGQSGSMALLACVANMPGNAAETLAGMTLGMRVVSMLYFPVAAMGMTLAIMTGHLLGARRKAECYGMGLHYARRVALIAIVAAAALLLSRHTVARWFTHDQAAVSVAGIFLLVACAKLPLEVVGMLLQAVLDGAGATRLTSRITALTHWGICVPLAYALTYLQHLGATGIFVSMACAEAIGTLCLLYLYRQKKWLGSL; from the coding sequence ATGTCGCAATCACCGCCCGTCACAACGTGGGAAGTCCTGAAGCTCACTGTTCCGCAGATGGGCCTCATGCTGTGTCATCTGGCGGTTTCCATGACCGACCTGTGGGTATGCGGTCAGATTGATGGTCGAATCCTCGCGGTGCTTGGCGGTATCTCTCAGGTTTTCGCCTTTCTCATGCTTGTCACATCCATGGTTGCCAGCGGATGCATGGCTACTGTCAGCCGCGCCGTGGGGGCTGGGCTGTTTTTGCGGGCACGGCGATATGCCGGGCTGGTTCTCTGCATATCGCTGCTTGCCGGAAGCAGCGTTGCTGCTCTGGCCCTTCTGGTGTTGCGGCTCGTACCTCTTCATGGTTTGTCTTCTCCGGAGCTTGCCCCTGCCGTCTCCCTGTTTGCCCAAGCTTATGCCCTGCAATTGCCGTTTTATTACAGCATGATAATTCTCAATTCCACATTTCGCGCGCACAAAATGGTATGGTTGCCCTTTGCCACCTTGTGTCTGGTGGCGCTGATCAATTATGTGGGCAGCGTGGGTTACGGGCTGGGCCGCTGGGGCCTGCCCCAGCTGGGCTATGCAGGGGTGGCGTGGTCAACCGTTGCCTCGTCTGTGCTGGGCTTTGTCTGCAATATCGCTCTGGCGGCGCGGCGGGGAATCATCAGCCGGTCATCCTTTGCAAGCTGGCGGTGGAACAGGGCCGCGCTACCGAGGTTGTGGCGCATTGGCATTCCCGCCGCTTTGGGCAGTCTGGCAGGGCAGAGCGGCAGCATGGCCCTGCTGGCCTGTGTTGCAAACATGCCCGGCAATGCTGCGGAAACACTGGCAGGGATGACGCTCGGCATGCGGGTTGTCAGCATGTTGTATTTTCCTGTGGCGGCGATGGGCATGACCCTTGCCATCATGACAGGGCATTTGCTGGGCGCACGGCGCAAGGCTGAATGCTACGGCATGGGCCTGCACTATGCCCGGCGGGTGGCTCTGATTGCCATTGTGGCGGCAGCGGCACTGCTTTTGAGTAGGCACACGGTTGCACGCTGGTTCACCCATGATCAGGCCGCCGTATCTGTGGCAGGGATTTTTCTGCTGGTCGCCTGCGCAAAACTGCCGCTGGAAGTAGTGGGCATGCTGTTGCAGGCAGTGCTGGATGGCGCAGGGGCCACGCGACTTACCAGCCGCATTACAGCCCTGACCCACTGGGGCATCTGCGTACCCCTGGCCTATGCCCTGACCTATCTGCAGCATCTGGGGGCCACGGGCATCTTTGTGTCCATGGCCTGCGCCGAAGCAATCGGAACCCTGTGCCTGTTGTACCTGTACAGGCAAAAAAAATGGCTTGGTAGCCTTTAA
- the hutX gene encoding heme utilization cystosolic carrier protein HutX encodes MTTANSDTLADKVAALLTERKMVMLDTLAQACGVSELQAAEALPQPMRAFAAAADFDAIWADLTAWESATFIMRHGGSVVEIKGQIPAGKHGGGYFNLDHGCPLGGHICSSNIARMAFLSLPFMGLESHSIQFFDAAGAVVFSIYVGRENRALIPSVKERFLALRMALGKENVQ; translated from the coding sequence ATGACAACGGCAAACAGCGACACACTGGCCGACAAGGTAGCGGCCCTGCTGACAGAGAGAAAAATGGTCATGCTGGACACGCTGGCGCAGGCCTGCGGCGTCAGCGAACTTCAGGCGGCAGAGGCTCTGCCCCAACCCATGCGGGCCTTTGCCGCAGCGGCGGACTTTGACGCCATATGGGCCGACCTTACAGCCTGGGAATCAGCCACGTTCATCATGCGCCACGGCGGCAGCGTTGTGGAGATCAAGGGGCAGATCCCCGCTGGCAAGCACGGGGGCGGCTATTTCAACCTCGACCACGGCTGCCCTCTGGGCGGGCACATTTGCAGCAGCAACATTGCCCGCATGGCTTTTTTGTCCCTGCCCTTCATGGGGCTGGAAAGTCACAGCATCCAGTTTTTTGATGCAGCGGGCGCTGTTGTGTTTTCCATCTATGTGGGGCGCGAAAACCGCGCACTCATCCCCTCGGTAAAAGAACGCTTTCTGGCGCTGCGCATGGCGCTGGGCAAGGAGAATGTGCAATGA
- a CDS encoding heme-binding protein: MRRILPLFLVLLLVAFNAYAAAPAKQLPGDLTLAEAQTVLNTALAFSVKQGIPMNIAVVDAGGNLKAFAREDGAFIGSIDISQKKAVTARYFNMSTAQLGAASQPGKELYGIEVTNRGLVIFGGGELLIRNGVIVGAIGVSGGSVAEDTAVSKAGAAALK, encoded by the coding sequence GTGCGCCGTATCCTGCCTCTTTTTCTTGTCCTTTTACTTGTCGCCTTCAACGCATACGCCGCGGCACCTGCCAAACAGCTTCCTGGTGATCTTACCCTGGCCGAAGCGCAGACCGTGCTCAACACTGCTCTGGCTTTCTCTGTAAAACAGGGTATCCCCATGAACATTGCTGTGGTCGATGCCGGGGGCAACCTCAAAGCCTTTGCCCGTGAGGACGGAGCCTTTATCGGCAGCATCGACATTTCGCAAAAAAAGGCCGTAACGGCCCGCTATTTCAACATGTCCACCGCCCAGCTCGGCGCTGCCTCCCAGCCGGGCAAGGAACTTTATGGTATTGAAGTCACCAACCGCGGCCTTGTGATCTTTGGCGGCGGCGAACTGCTGATCCGCAATGGGGTCATTGTTGGGGCCATCGGCGTGAGCGGCGGCAGCGTGGCTGAAGACACCGCCGTTTCCAAGGCTGGCGCAGCGGCGCTCAAGTAA
- a CDS encoding metal-dependent transcriptional regulator — MPEDEKQLSPALENYLAIIFRQEFAAGACRPSDIADAAGVARPSVTNALRELAKRGYVTYAPYSLVNLTEKGLHAGQELAHRNMVLKDFFQNVLQLSEDRAASVACELEHVIPEDVMLRWRQFVLYMHHTQSEWEHWQQKTEALREEHATKQHAASPKAPPAIVHRKQFVKD, encoded by the coding sequence ATGCCCGAAGACGAAAAGCAGCTTTCGCCAGCGCTGGAAAATTATCTCGCCATTATTTTCAGGCAGGAATTTGCCGCCGGGGCCTGTAGGCCCAGCGACATTGCCGATGCTGCCGGAGTTGCTCGCCCCTCTGTAACCAACGCCCTGCGCGAGCTGGCAAAGCGCGGCTACGTGACCTACGCCCCATACAGCCTTGTAAATCTGACCGAAAAAGGGCTTCATGCCGGGCAGGAACTGGCGCACCGCAACATGGTGTTGAAAGACTTTTTTCAGAATGTACTGCAACTCTCAGAAGACAGAGCCGCAAGCGTGGCCTGTGAGCTGGAGCACGTCATTCCTGAGGATGTGATGCTGCGCTGGCGGCAGTTTGTGCTGTACATGCACCACACGCAGAGCGAGTGGGAGCATTGGCAGCAAAAAACTGAAGCCCTGCGCGAGGAGCACGCCACAAAGCAACATGCGGCAAGCCCCAAGGCGCCGCCAGCAATCGTGCATCGCAAACAGTTTGTAAAAGACTGA